Proteins from a genomic interval of Gemmatimonas sp.:
- a CDS encoding protein-export chaperone SecB, which produces MSRDASKDMHSAGLKVSPPELWQLSFTRHELSEAFSTEFPPLLFGLGLNRITSHSLGVELSIEIKDFKPLTLRASYRAVFELEDSVDPNDTDQQLRFVAAQVGPSILYPFIRETVVSTVVKAGLPPLLPPVVNFRSVFDPNQIALPELVDSGDPKAND; this is translated from the coding sequence GTGTCTCGTGACGCCTCGAAAGACATGCACAGCGCAGGGTTGAAGGTTTCACCCCCTGAGCTGTGGCAGCTCAGCTTTACCCGCCATGAATTGAGCGAGGCATTCAGCACGGAGTTTCCTCCACTGCTTTTTGGCCTTGGCCTCAACCGCATCACTTCTCATTCTCTTGGCGTTGAACTCAGCATCGAGATCAAAGACTTCAAGCCACTTACACTCCGTGCCAGCTACCGCGCGGTCTTTGAGCTCGAAGATAGCGTCGACCCGAACGACACTGATCAGCAGCTTCGATTTGTCGCCGCGCAGGTCGGCCCTTCTATTCTCTATCCGTTCATTCGTGAGACGGTCGTCAGCACCGTGGTAAAGGCGGGGTTACCGCCGTTACTTCCGCCCGTGGTGAACTTTCGATCGGTCTTCGATCCAAATCAGATCGCACTTCCGGAGCTTGTGGACTCCGGAGATCCGAAGGCAAATGACTAA
- a CDS encoding ribbon-helix-helix protein, CopG family, translated as MKTTLNIDDTVMASLRREAARTGRTMSELVETALRQLLRRAPAAAELPPLPSFQSGGALVDVSDREALYRQMEGR; from the coding sequence ATGAAGACAACCCTGAACATCGACGACACGGTCATGGCCAGTTTGCGTCGCGAGGCCGCGCGCACTGGGCGCACCATGTCCGAATTGGTGGAGACGGCGCTGCGACAGCTGCTGCGACGGGCGCCGGCGGCCGCGGAGCTGCCGCCCCTGCCCAGCTTCCAGTCCGGCGGGGCGTTGGTGGATGTGTCCGACCGCGAGGCGCTGTACCGCCAGATGGAGGGGCGGTAG
- a CDS encoding type II toxin-antitoxin system HicB family antitoxin: protein MMEYKGYIAKVEFDDEAGLFHGQVLHTRDVITFQGTSVDELRTAFRESIDDYLDFCASRNELPEKPFSGKFLVRIDPELHRRVATAASLAGESLNTWVAQCFQRQIDPQPTVNRVTVAIVDRHSAKTFYQREIPRSLSFDAVRWTDCSRGRNPNQFRQNNFTLVNQLMAAEHEEPTAFRGREYSSVS, encoded by the coding sequence ATGATGGAATACAAGGGATACATCGCGAAGGTCGAGTTTGACGACGAGGCAGGCCTTTTCCACGGCCAGGTTCTTCACACTCGCGATGTCATCACTTTTCAGGGTACATCCGTCGATGAGCTCAGGACTGCATTCAGGGAGTCTATCGACGATTACCTCGACTTTTGCGCCTCACGTAACGAGCTCCCAGAGAAGCCGTTCTCAGGAAAGTTTCTCGTTCGAATCGATCCTGAGCTGCACCGTCGGGTTGCCACAGCCGCTTCACTGGCAGGCGAGAGCTTGAACACTTGGGTGGCACAGTGTTTTCAGCGGCAGATAGATCCTCAGCCGACGGTCAATCGTGTCACTGTTGCCATCGTGGACCGGCACTCTGCGAAAACGTTCTATCAGCGAGAGATTCCCCGCAGCTTGTCTTTCGACGCTGTGCGTTGGACTGATTGCTCGAGGGGGCGCAATCCAAACCAGTTCCGCCAAAACAACTTCACGTTGGTTAACCAGCTGATGGCTGCCGAACATGAGGAGCCCACTGCGTTTCGTGGACGGGAGTACTCCAGTGTCTCGTGA
- a CDS encoding thermonuclease family protein, producing MTMRALLGVLLLLACSANPVSSLEERQSCRITRIVDGDTVDCDEQRIRLLLIDTPERNQPPFGAQAAAALAQLIPVGSVVRLEFDVRRTDRYGRTLAYLHTERGVFVNEALTRAGYAVPLVYPPNVRHVERIRAAAEQARVARAGLWSVDGFACLPADARAGRC from the coding sequence ATGACGATGCGTGCCTTGCTTGGAGTATTGCTGTTGCTGGCGTGTAGTGCCAATCCCGTGTCCTCGCTCGAGGAGCGGCAGAGCTGCCGCATTACCCGCATCGTCGACGGCGACACCGTCGACTGCGATGAGCAGCGCATTCGGCTCTTGCTCATCGACACCCCCGAGCGCAATCAGCCCCCCTTTGGCGCCCAGGCCGCGGCTGCCCTGGCGCAACTCATCCCCGTGGGGAGCGTGGTGCGGCTCGAATTCGACGTGCGCCGCACCGACCGGTACGGCCGCACCCTGGCCTATCTCCATACCGAGCGCGGCGTGTTCGTGAACGAAGCGCTCACGCGCGCCGGGTACGCCGTGCCGCTGGTGTACCCGCCCAACGTGCGCCATGTGGAGCGCATCCGCGCCGCCGCCGAACAGGCCAGGGTCGCGCGCGCCGGCCTGTGGTCGGTCGACGGCTTCGCGTGCCTGCCGGCGGATGCGCGCGCGGGTCGGTGTTGA
- a CDS encoding TetR/AcrR family transcriptional regulator, whose product MEWIVEGATRILAADGLTGLTTNRVAEVAGISVGSLYQYFPNKDAIVVAIIERAQRETVAAVEAVAAQVQGAPLADSVAALVDLAIAAQYDRSRLAAALDHEEQRLELGAALAPGHERVRAAIASVIGGHLPPETPDLVLEAADDLFLLVRSMVDHAGAAGLPRDQTRRRVLRAALGYLEACRRTDR is encoded by the coding sequence GTGGAGTGGATCGTCGAGGGCGCTACTCGCATTCTCGCCGCGGACGGACTCACTGGGCTGACCACGAATCGGGTCGCCGAGGTCGCTGGGATCAGCGTCGGTTCGCTGTACCAGTATTTCCCGAACAAGGACGCCATCGTGGTCGCGATCATCGAACGCGCCCAGCGCGAGACGGTCGCGGCGGTGGAGGCGGTCGCCGCGCAGGTGCAGGGCGCGCCGCTGGCCGACAGCGTGGCGGCGCTCGTGGACCTGGCGATCGCGGCGCAATACGATCGCAGCCGACTGGCCGCCGCCCTGGATCACGAGGAGCAGCGCCTCGAACTCGGGGCCGCGCTGGCGCCCGGGCACGAGCGCGTACGCGCGGCCATTGCCAGCGTGATCGGCGGGCACCTGCCCCCCGAGACACCCGACCTGGTGCTCGAGGCCGCGGATGACCTCTTCCTGCTCGTGCGGTCGATGGTCGACCATGCCGGTGCCGCGGGGCTGCCGCGCGACCAGACACGGCGACGTGTCCTGCGGGCGGCGCTCGGCTACCTCGAGGCCTGTCGCCGCACCGACCGCTGA
- a CDS encoding TA system VapC family ribonuclease toxin, producing the protein MFVVDTNVLVYAADANAPEHLRCRALLERWRRQAGAWYLTWGNCYEFLRIVTHPRVFRQPWSSEAANEFLTAIQRSPGLSMLVPTERHAAVLAEAVAEVPVIGGNLWHDAETAVLMREHGIRRICTRDTDFARFPWVEMVDPLTGEP; encoded by the coding sequence GTGTTCGTGGTCGACACCAACGTGCTGGTGTATGCCGCCGATGCCAACGCGCCCGAGCACCTGCGCTGCCGAGCACTGCTGGAGCGGTGGCGGCGTCAGGCCGGTGCCTGGTACCTCACATGGGGCAACTGCTACGAGTTCCTGCGCATCGTGACGCACCCGCGCGTCTTTCGGCAGCCGTGGAGCAGCGAGGCGGCGAACGAGTTCCTGACGGCGATCCAGCGGTCTCCGGGGCTGTCCATGCTGGTGCCTACCGAGCGCCATGCGGCCGTACTGGCAGAAGCGGTGGCCGAGGTCCCCGTGATTGGTGGCAATCTGTGGCACGACGCCGAAACAGCGGTGCTGATGCGTGAGCACGGCATTCGTCGGATCTGCACCCGCGATACGGACTTTGCCCGCTTTCCGTGGGTGGAGATGGTGGACCCGCTCACGGGGGAGCCGTAG
- a CDS encoding type II toxin-antitoxin system HicA family toxin translates to MNNRQRTTLKAVFEDPVRSNIEWTQIESLFIALGAAISQGNGSRVRVALNGVRAVFHRPHPEKETDKGAVKSVRQFLSSAGVNP, encoded by the coding sequence ATGAACAATCGACAGCGGACCACCCTCAAGGCCGTTTTTGAAGATCCGGTACGCTCCAACATCGAGTGGACTCAGATCGAGAGTCTTTTCATAGCGCTTGGCGCAGCGATCTCGCAGGGAAACGGATCACGAGTCCGCGTTGCCCTAAACGGCGTTCGAGCGGTCTTCCACCGACCGCATCCAGAGAAAGAGACGGACAAAGGCGCAGTGAAGTCAGTCCGCCAATTTCTCTCCTCAGCAGGAGTCAACCCATGA
- a CDS encoding alpha/beta hydrolase-fold protein: MTPNRHRRSGLWPSLRTIGAATLLASSIACSGRSAPLPAEPAPEPPTPTPGWVTTTVNAPGVVYRIFQSEAARTAVSYHIYQPPQYDAEPARRFPVLYWLHGSGGGLGGIAPVAAHFDAAIRSGRIPPMLVVFANGMTSSMWADSKDGRTPMETVVARDLVAEVDARFRTVATREGRILEGFSMGGYGVARIGLRYPERFGAISMLAAGPLDLDFDGPRARANPAERARIFREVYSDDLAYYRAQSPLTVAESFAQRAGARVRLRIVVGDADNTAPASAAFSTLLRGLGVAHEYILLPNVDHDTMALFAALGERNWSFYRGP, encoded by the coding sequence ATGACGCCCAACCGTCACCGCCGCAGCGGCCTCTGGCCATCGCTCCGGACCATCGGGGCAGCGACACTGCTCGCCTCGAGCATCGCGTGCAGCGGGCGCAGTGCGCCGCTCCCTGCGGAACCGGCTCCCGAACCGCCAACGCCAACACCGGGCTGGGTCACGACGACGGTCAATGCGCCTGGCGTAGTGTACCGCATCTTCCAGAGCGAAGCGGCGCGGACCGCGGTGTCGTACCACATCTACCAGCCGCCGCAGTATGACGCCGAGCCGGCGCGGCGTTTCCCGGTGCTGTACTGGCTGCACGGATCCGGCGGCGGGCTGGGTGGTATCGCGCCGGTCGCCGCGCACTTCGACGCGGCCATCCGGTCGGGACGCATCCCGCCCATGCTGGTGGTGTTCGCCAACGGCATGACGTCGAGCATGTGGGCCGACTCCAAGGACGGCCGCACGCCCATGGAGACGGTGGTGGCGCGTGACCTGGTCGCCGAGGTGGACGCGCGCTTCCGCACGGTGGCCACCCGCGAGGGGCGGATCCTCGAGGGGTTCAGCATGGGCGGGTACGGCGTGGCGCGCATCGGGCTGCGCTACCCCGAACGCTTCGGCGCCATCTCGATGCTCGCTGCCGGTCCGTTGGACCTTGACTTCGACGGCCCGCGCGCGCGCGCCAACCCCGCCGAGCGGGCCCGCATCTTTCGCGAGGTGTACAGTGACGATCTGGCCTACTATCGCGCGCAGAGCCCGCTCACTGTGGCGGAGTCGTTTGCGCAGCGCGCGGGGGCCCGCGTACGACTCCGCATCGTCGTGGGCGATGCCGACAACACGGCGCCGGCCAGCGCGGCATTCAGCACGCTGCTTCGCGGGCTCGGTGTGGCGCACGAGTACATTCTGCTCCCCAACGTGGACCACGATACCATGGCGCTGTTCGCGGCGCTCGGGGAACGGAACTGGAGCTTCTACCGCGGCCCGTGA